In a genomic window of Streptomyces koelreuteriae:
- a CDS encoding DinB family protein encodes MTSDTSAELTPTLPDGRPVPHLSGDERAMLESWLDFHRATLALKCAGLDDAQVRMPAAEPSALTLLGLVQHLAEVERNWFQRVTAGLDAPPLFEDPTGYALQPGRGLDEALGIWRREIARGRELCGGLPLDHVGRVAEGPVPGMEVSLRWVLIHMIEEYARHNGHADLLRERIDGVTGA; translated from the coding sequence ATGACGAGCGACACATCCGCCGAACTCACCCCGACGCTTCCCGACGGCCGCCCCGTGCCTCATCTGAGTGGTGACGAGCGGGCCATGCTGGAGAGCTGGCTGGACTTTCACCGGGCCACGCTGGCGCTGAAGTGCGCGGGGCTCGACGACGCGCAGGTGCGGATGCCGGCGGCCGAGCCGTCCGCGCTGACGCTGTTGGGGCTGGTGCAGCATCTCGCCGAGGTGGAGCGGAACTGGTTCCAGAGAGTGACCGCCGGCCTCGACGCGCCGCCGCTGTTCGAGGACCCGACCGGTTACGCGCTGCAGCCGGGGCGGGGCCTCGACGAGGCGCTGGGGATCTGGCGGCGGGAGATCGCGCGTGGGCGGGAGCTGTGCGGCGGGCTGCCGCTGGACCACGTCGGGCGGGTCGCCGAGGGGCCGGTGCCGGGGATGGAGGTCAGCCTGCGGTGGGTGCTGATTCACATGATCGAGGAGTACGCGCGGCACAACGGTCACGCCGATCTCCTGCGAGAACGCATCGACGGAGTGACCGGGGCCTGA
- a CDS encoding pyridoxal-phosphate-dependent aminotransferase family protein, producing the protein MTHPFLDLAPLGADRFAAIEDRVARLLSTEQDVVITQGEALLPLEGAIRAAAGPGTTALNVITGPYGQTFGDWLRDCGATVVDLAVPFHTAVTAEQIRQAFAEHPEIDFVSLVHAEAATGNTNPVAEIGEVVRAHGALFYLDAVASIGAEPVLTDAWGVDLCVIGAQKAMGGPAGVSAVSVSERAWARMAANPRAPRRSYLSLLDWKERWIDGGRKALPHAPAQLEMLGLEACVERIEAVGLDAVMARHASAAAATRAGAVALGGGLEPYVYEARDAAPVATTLRVPSGVVASELVARALEADPALPVAAGGGALAKEMIRVNHYGADATRGAVRASLAALGVALSEQGLTVDVEGALRAVEGAWR; encoded by the coding sequence GTGACGCACCCGTTTCTGGACCTGGCCCCGCTCGGCGCGGACCGCTTCGCCGCGATCGAGGACCGTGTGGCGCGGCTGCTGAGCACCGAGCAGGACGTCGTGATCACGCAGGGCGAGGCGCTGCTGCCGCTGGAGGGCGCGATCCGTGCCGCGGCCGGGCCGGGGACGACGGCGCTGAACGTCATCACGGGCCCCTACGGGCAGACCTTCGGCGACTGGCTGCGGGACTGCGGTGCCACGGTGGTCGACCTGGCGGTGCCCTTCCACACGGCGGTCACGGCCGAGCAGATCCGGCAGGCCTTCGCCGAGCATCCGGAGATCGACTTCGTGTCGCTGGTGCACGCGGAGGCGGCGACCGGCAACACCAACCCGGTCGCGGAGATCGGCGAGGTCGTGCGGGCGCACGGGGCGCTGTTCTACCTGGACGCGGTGGCGTCGATCGGGGCCGAGCCGGTGCTGACCGACGCGTGGGGCGTGGACCTGTGCGTGATCGGCGCGCAGAAGGCCATGGGCGGTCCCGCCGGTGTCTCGGCGGTGTCGGTGAGCGAGCGGGCCTGGGCCCGGATGGCGGCGAACCCGAGGGCGCCGCGCCGGTCGTATCTGTCGCTCCTCGACTGGAAGGAGCGGTGGATCGACGGCGGCCGCAAGGCGCTGCCGCACGCTCCGGCGCAGCTGGAGATGCTCGGGCTGGAGGCGTGTGTGGAGCGGATCGAGGCGGTGGGGCTGGATGCCGTGATGGCCCGGCACGCCTCCGCCGCGGCGGCGACGCGGGCCGGGGCGGTCGCGCTCGGTGGTGGCCTTGAGCCGTATGTGTACGAGGCGCGGGACGCGGCGCCCGTCGCGACGACGCTCCGGGTGCCGTCGGGGGTGGTGGCGTCGGAGCTGGTGGCGAGGGCGCTGGAGGCGGATCCGGCACTGCCGGTCGCCGCCGGTGGGGGTGCGCTGGCCAAGGAGATGATCCGGGTCAACCACTATGGGGCGGATGCGACGCGGGGGGCTGTGCGGGCGAGTCTGGCGGCGTTGGGGGTGGCTCTCTCCGAGCAGGGGCTGACGGTGGACGTGGAGGGGGCGCTGCGGGCCGTGGAGGGGGCGTGGCGGTAG
- a CDS encoding amidohydrolase family protein: MSDRTVLHVKGRVLVGPEDVRDELWVVDGRVSYDRPAGARDIRTVKGWALPGLVDAHCHVGLDRHGAVPQDVAEKQALTDREAGTLLIRDAGSPSDTRWIDDREDLPKIIRAGRHIARTRRYIRNYAWEVEPEDLVAYVAQEARRGDGWVKLVGDWIDRDLGDLSACWPRGAVEAAIAEAHRLGARVTAHCFAEDSLRDLVEAGIDCIEHATGLTEDLIPLFAERGVAIVPTLVNIATFPQLADGGESRFPQWSAHMRRLHERRYDTVRNAYDAGIPVFVGTDAGGSIAHGLAAAEVAELVTAGIPPLDALAAGTWTARSWLGRPGLDEGAPADLVVYDQDPRADVGVLAAPRRVVLNGRVVG, from the coding sequence ATGAGCGATCGCACGGTGCTGCACGTGAAGGGACGGGTGCTCGTCGGGCCCGAGGACGTCCGCGACGAACTGTGGGTGGTGGACGGCCGCGTCTCCTACGACCGTCCCGCCGGTGCCCGTGACATCCGCACCGTCAAGGGCTGGGCCCTGCCCGGCCTCGTCGACGCGCACTGCCACGTGGGACTCGACCGGCACGGCGCGGTCCCGCAGGACGTCGCCGAGAAGCAGGCCCTGACCGACCGGGAGGCGGGCACGCTGCTGATCCGCGACGCGGGCTCGCCCTCCGACACCCGCTGGATCGACGACCGCGAGGACCTGCCGAAGATCATCCGCGCCGGGCGGCACATCGCGCGCACCCGTCGCTACATCCGCAACTACGCCTGGGAGGTCGAGCCGGAGGATCTCGTCGCCTACGTCGCCCAGGAGGCCCGGCGCGGCGACGGCTGGGTCAAGCTGGTCGGCGACTGGATCGACCGCGACCTCGGCGATCTGTCGGCCTGCTGGCCCCGGGGCGCGGTGGAGGCGGCGATCGCCGAGGCCCACCGCCTGGGCGCCCGCGTCACCGCGCACTGCTTCGCTGAGGACTCCCTGCGGGACCTCGTCGAGGCCGGCATCGACTGCATCGAGCACGCGACGGGCCTGACCGAGGACCTCATCCCGCTGTTCGCCGAACGGGGCGTCGCCATCGTCCCGACCCTGGTCAACATCGCCACCTTCCCGCAGCTCGCCGACGGCGGAGAGTCCCGGTTCCCGCAATGGTCGGCCCATATGCGCCGGCTCCACGAACGCCGCTACGACACCGTCCGGAACGCCTACGACGCCGGCATCCCCGTCTTCGTCGGCACCGACGCCGGCGGCAGCATCGCCCACGGCCTGGCGGCGGCCGAGGTCGCCGAACTGGTCACCGCAGGCATCCCGCCCCTCGACGCCCTGGCGGCCGGAACCTGGACGGCCCGCAGCTGGCTCGGCCGCCCCGGCCTGGACGAGGGCGCCCCGGCCGACCTGGTCGTCTACGACCAGGACCCGCGGGCCGACGTGGGGGTCCTGGCGGCGCCGCGCCGGGTGGTGCTGAACGGGCGCGTGGTCGGGTAG
- a CDS encoding SCO1860 family LAETG-anchored protein: MNSTSFRMPARRLATVATATALAAGPVALTGVSPAHATGDHGRASAVVLRTGLDVSLLNKSVEAPLTVSLNEVQAPQSAEKAALTARLDGVNGGKPFSVLRADVAEARATATATKAEGSTTLARARVHVPGLPLLSVIEIEQVTAKAVCEAGRKPVATTDLPGSVTVLGKRVTLTAGGPTDVKVPGVGDVRLDLRKTETTSRTATATALRLKVSVNPLKLNVAEVNGTLTLAEATCETPKSAPAAQPPADPSTAPSAEPSDAPAAIEPQGAPAEENLADTGGSSTTPYIMGGAIALLAVGGGAVALARRRG, translated from the coding sequence GTGAACAGCACTTCCTTCCGCATGCCCGCACGCCGTCTGGCCACCGTGGCGACGGCCACGGCCCTCGCCGCCGGGCCCGTGGCACTGACCGGCGTGAGCCCGGCGCACGCCACCGGCGACCACGGACGCGCGAGCGCCGTCGTCCTGCGCACCGGCCTCGACGTCTCCCTGCTGAACAAGTCGGTCGAGGCCCCGCTCACCGTCTCCCTCAACGAGGTCCAGGCCCCGCAGAGCGCCGAGAAGGCCGCGCTGACCGCCCGCCTGGACGGGGTGAACGGCGGAAAGCCCTTCAGCGTGCTGCGCGCGGACGTGGCCGAGGCGAGAGCGACCGCGACCGCCACGAAGGCCGAGGGCAGCACCACTCTGGCCCGGGCCCGCGTCCATGTCCCCGGCCTGCCGCTGCTGTCGGTCATCGAGATCGAGCAGGTCACCGCGAAGGCCGTCTGCGAGGCCGGGAGGAAGCCCGTCGCCACGACCGACCTGCCCGGCTCGGTCACCGTGCTCGGCAAGCGCGTCACCCTCACCGCCGGCGGCCCGACGGACGTCAAGGTGCCGGGCGTCGGCGACGTACGCCTGGACCTCCGCAAGACGGAGACGACGTCCCGCACGGCCACCGCCACCGCCCTCCGACTCAAGGTGTCCGTCAACCCGTTGAAGCTGAACGTGGCCGAGGTGAACGGCACGCTCACCCTGGCCGAGGCGACCTGCGAGACACCGAAGTCCGCCCCCGCCGCACAGCCACCGGCCGACCCGTCCACCGCCCCCTCCGCCGAGCCGTCCGACGCCCCCGCAGCGATCGAGCCCCAGGGCGCGCCCGCCGAGGAGAACCTGGCCGACACGGGCGGCAGCTCGACGACCCCGTACATCATGGGCGGCGCGATCGCCCTCCTCGCCGTCGGCGGGGGAGCGGTGGCCCTGGCACGTCGCCGGGGCTGA
- the cobC gene encoding Rv2231c family pyridoxal phosphate-dependent protein CobC codes for MRTESGHDLRHHGDAEVRDDGGSLVDLAVNVRADTPPVWLREHIAASLGGLAAYPDGRAARAAVAERHGLPSERVLLTAGAAEAFVLLARALKVQRPVVVHPQFTEPEAALRDAGHTVGRVLLRARDGFRLDPADVPEDADLVVIGNPTNPTSVLHPAGTIAGLARPGRVLVVDEAFMDAVPGEREALAGRVDVPGLVVLRSLTKTWGLAGLRIGYVLAAPETIEDLERAQPLWPVSTPALAAARACVGPRGVAEAAHAAHRVAADRAHLVAGLARFAEAGVRTVEPAEGPFLLIRLPQAAAVRSRLRDLGYAVRRGDTFPGLDEEWLRLAVRDRTTTDGFLRALERAVTG; via the coding sequence ATGCGCACTGAGAGCGGGCACGATCTGCGCCACCACGGGGACGCGGAGGTCCGGGACGACGGCGGCTCGCTCGTCGATCTCGCCGTGAACGTCCGGGCCGACACTCCCCCGGTGTGGCTGCGGGAGCACATCGCGGCGTCGCTGGGCGGGCTCGCGGCCTACCCCGACGGTCGGGCCGCACGGGCGGCGGTGGCGGAGCGGCACGGGCTGCCTTCGGAGCGGGTGCTGCTGACGGCGGGCGCCGCGGAGGCGTTCGTGCTGCTGGCGCGGGCGCTGAAGGTGCAGCGGCCGGTCGTCGTCCATCCGCAGTTCACGGAGCCGGAGGCGGCGCTGCGGGACGCGGGGCACACGGTCGGCCGGGTGCTGCTGCGCGCGCGGGACGGCTTCCGGCTGGACCCGGCGGACGTGCCCGAGGACGCGGACCTGGTGGTGATCGGCAATCCGACGAACCCGACGTCGGTGCTGCACCCTGCCGGGACGATCGCCGGGCTCGCCCGTCCCGGGCGGGTTCTGGTGGTGGACGAGGCGTTCATGGACGCGGTGCCGGGTGAGCGCGAGGCCCTCGCGGGCCGCGTCGACGTCCCCGGTCTGGTGGTGCTGCGCAGCCTGACCAAGACCTGGGGGCTGGCCGGGCTGCGCATCGGGTACGTGCTGGCGGCGCCCGAGACCATCGAGGACCTGGAGCGGGCGCAGCCGCTGTGGCCGGTGTCGACACCGGCGCTGGCGGCGGCGCGGGCGTGCGTGGGCCCCCGGGGCGTGGCCGAGGCGGCCCACGCCGCCCATCGCGTCGCCGCGGACCGCGCCCACCTGGTGGCGGGCCTCGCACGGTTCGCCGAGGCCGGGGTGCGGACGGTCGAGCCGGCCGAGGGCCCCTTCCTCCTGATCCGCCTGCCGCAGGCGGCCGCCGTCCGCAGCCGCCTGCGGGACCTCGGCTACGCCGTGCGCCGTGGCGACACCTTCCCCGGCCTGGACGAGGAATGGCTCCGGCTGGCGGTACGGGACCGGACGACGACGGACGGGTTCCTGCGGGCGCTGGAGCGCGCGGTGACCGGCTGA
- a CDS encoding sirohydrochlorin chelatase — MTTPPALLIAGQGTRDDTGSEAFRAFVRQLGARRPELPVAGGFAEPSRPPLGDAVAELVERGVRHFTAVPLVLVPAGTAQGGIRAALAREKERHPGISYSYGPPLGPHPALLDVLERRLDEALGGAGARRPGDRADVTVLLVGPGSTDPDANAEVHRAARLLWEGRGYAGVETAFASLAAPDVPNGLDRCVRLGARRIVVLPYFLFTGVQPDRVRQQTEGWAEAHPEIEVCSAGVIGPEPELLDLVWERYEEAVAGRHAAGHVHREADSHAH, encoded by the coding sequence GTGACCACCCCTCCCGCCCTGCTCATCGCCGGCCAAGGCACCCGCGACGACACCGGATCCGAGGCGTTCCGCGCGTTCGTACGCCAGCTGGGGGCCCGGCGCCCCGAACTGCCCGTCGCGGGCGGCTTCGCCGAGCCGTCGCGGCCGCCGCTGGGCGACGCCGTCGCCGAGCTGGTGGAGCGGGGCGTACGGCACTTCACCGCCGTTCCGCTGGTGCTGGTGCCCGCCGGGACCGCCCAGGGCGGCATCCGGGCGGCCCTGGCCCGTGAGAAGGAGCGGCACCCGGGGATCTCGTACTCGTACGGGCCCCCGCTCGGCCCGCATCCGGCGCTGCTGGACGTGCTGGAACGGCGGCTGGACGAGGCGCTGGGCGGTGCCGGGGCACGCAGGCCGGGTGACCGGGCCGATGTGACGGTGCTGCTGGTGGGGCCCGGGTCCACGGACCCGGACGCCAACGCCGAGGTGCACAGGGCGGCGCGGCTGCTGTGGGAGGGGCGCGGGTACGCGGGGGTCGAGACGGCGTTCGCTTCGCTGGCGGCGCCGGACGTGCCGAACGGGCTCGACCGGTGTGTACGGCTCGGGGCCCGGCGGATCGTGGTCCTGCCGTACTTCCTGTTCACCGGCGTCCAGCCGGACCGGGTGCGGCAGCAGACGGAGGGCTGGGCGGAGGCGCACCCGGAGATCGAGGTGTGCTCGGCGGGCGTCATCGGTCCGGAGCCGGAGCTGCTGGACCTGGTGTGGGAGCGGTACGAGGAGGCCGTCGCGGGCCGTCACGCGGCCGGGCACGTCCACCGGGAGGCGGACTCGCATGCGCACTGA
- a CDS encoding cobyrinate a,c-diamide synthase, translating to MSSSVPRLVVAAPASGSGKTTVATGLMAAFAARGLAVSPHKVGPDYIDPGYHALASGRLGRNLDAYLCGPDLVGPLFLHGARGCDIAVVEGVMGLFDGAAGEGELASTAHVAKLLRAPVVLVVDASSQSRSVAALVHGFTTWDPEVRVGGVILNKVATDRHEWLLREAMEQVGVPVLGVLRRAPQVDTPSRHLGLVPVAERREEAVGAVEAMAAQVAEGCDLDALMRLARSAGALSGAAWDAAEAVSTPDRRPTRSQQSARPRVAVAGGEAFTFSYAEHTELLTAAGAEVVPFDPLRDEDLPEGTSGLVIGGGFPEVYVSELSANEALRKAVAGLAESGAPVAAECAGLLYLCRELDGQPMCGVLDATARMTRRLTLGYRDAVAVGDSVLAAAGTRMRGHEFHRTTVEPGSGPDPAWGFRTPERRVEGFVRRGVHASYLHTHWASEPGAVLRFVERCRTS from the coding sequence ATGTCCTCCTCCGTCCCACGACTGGTCGTCGCCGCGCCTGCTTCCGGCAGCGGCAAGACCACCGTTGCCACGGGGCTGATGGCCGCGTTCGCCGCGCGGGGACTCGCCGTGTCCCCGCACAAGGTCGGGCCGGACTACATCGACCCCGGGTATCACGCGCTCGCGAGCGGGCGCCTGGGACGGAACCTCGACGCCTATCTGTGCGGGCCGGACCTGGTCGGGCCGTTGTTCCTGCACGGGGCGCGAGGGTGTGACATCGCCGTCGTCGAGGGCGTGATGGGGCTCTTCGACGGGGCGGCCGGTGAGGGCGAGCTGGCGTCGACGGCTCATGTCGCCAAGCTGCTGCGGGCGCCGGTGGTGCTGGTCGTCGACGCGTCGTCGCAGTCCCGGTCGGTGGCGGCGCTGGTGCACGGGTTCACCACCTGGGATCCGGAGGTGCGGGTCGGGGGCGTGATCCTGAACAAGGTTGCGACGGACCGGCACGAGTGGCTGCTGCGGGAGGCCATGGAACAGGTCGGGGTGCCGGTGCTCGGGGTGCTGCGGCGGGCGCCGCAGGTCGACACGCCGTCGCGGCATCTGGGGCTGGTGCCGGTCGCCGAGCGGCGCGAGGAGGCGGTCGGCGCGGTCGAGGCCATGGCCGCGCAGGTCGCCGAGGGGTGCGATCTGGACGCGTTGATGCGGCTGGCCCGGAGCGCGGGCGCGTTGTCCGGCGCGGCGTGGGACGCGGCCGAGGCGGTCTCCACGCCCGACCGCCGTCCGACGCGGTCGCAGCAGAGCGCCCGGCCGCGCGTCGCCGTGGCCGGCGGTGAGGCGTTCACCTTCTCCTACGCCGAGCACACCGAGCTGCTCACCGCAGCCGGTGCCGAGGTCGTGCCCTTCGATCCCCTGCGGGACGAGGACCTGCCCGAGGGAACGAGCGGGCTGGTGATCGGGGGCGGGTTCCCGGAGGTGTACGTCTCCGAGCTGTCGGCCAACGAAGCCCTGCGCAAGGCCGTCGCCGGCCTGGCCGAGAGCGGCGCCCCGGTCGCCGCCGAGTGCGCGGGGCTGCTGTATCTGTGCCGGGAGCTGGACGGGCAGCCGATGTGCGGGGTGCTGGACGCCACGGCCCGGATGACGCGGCGGCTCACCCTGGGCTACCGGGACGCCGTGGCGGTCGGCGACAGTGTGCTCGCGGCCGCGGGGACCCGGATGCGGGGTCACGAATTCCATCGCACCACCGTGGAGCCCGGCTCGGGTCCCGATCCCGCCTGGGGGTTCCGGACCCCGGAGCGGCGGGTCGAGGGCTTCGTACGGCGCGGTGTGCACGCGAGCTATCTGCACACCCACTGGGCGTCAGAGCCCGGTGCCGTCCTCCGGTTCGTGGAGAGGTGCCGGACGTCATGA
- the cobO gene encoding cob(I)yrinic acid a,c-diamide adenosyltransferase translates to MPQGQPSVVPDDGLTTRQRRNRPLVFVHTGIGKGKSTAAFGLALRAWNQGWPIGVFQFVKSAKWKVGEENALRVLGASGEGGSVDWHKMGEGWSWVQRDGQMDNEEKAREGWEQVKRDLAAETYKLYVLDEFAYPLHWGWIDTDEVVEVLRSRPGTQHVVITGRNAPEKLVDFADLVTDMSKVKHPMDAGQKGQRGIEW, encoded by the coding sequence ATGCCGCAGGGACAGCCGAGTGTCGTACCGGACGACGGTCTGACGACCCGACAGCGCCGCAACCGGCCGCTCGTCTTCGTGCACACGGGCATCGGCAAGGGCAAGTCCACCGCCGCCTTCGGGCTCGCGCTGCGGGCCTGGAACCAGGGCTGGCCGATCGGGGTGTTCCAGTTCGTCAAGTCGGCGAAGTGGAAGGTCGGCGAGGAGAACGCGCTGCGGGTGCTCGGGGCGTCCGGTGAGGGCGGGTCCGTCGACTGGCACAAGATGGGCGAGGGCTGGTCGTGGGTGCAGCGCGACGGGCAGATGGACAACGAGGAGAAGGCCCGGGAGGGCTGGGAGCAGGTCAAGCGGGACCTGGCTGCCGAGACGTACAAGCTGTATGTGCTGGACGAGTTCGCCTATCCGCTGCACTGGGGCTGGATCGACACCGACGAGGTCGTGGAGGTGCTGCGCAGCCGGCCCGGGACCCAGCATGTCGTGATCACCGGGCGGAACGCGCCCGAGAAGCTCGTCGACTTCGCGGACCTCGTGACCGACATGTCCAAGGTGAAGCACCCCATGGACGCCGGTCAGAAGGGGCAGAGGGGCATCGAGTGGTGA
- a CDS encoding putative cobaltochelatase produces MTTPFPFTAVVGQDDLRLALLLNAVSPAVGGVLVRGEKGTAKSTAVRALSALMPEVDVVSECRFSCDPGSPDPGCPDGPHEPGGFASRPARMVELPVGASEDRLVGALDIERALSEGVKAFEPGLLADAHRGILYVDEVNLLHDHLVDLLLDAAAMGASYVEREGVSVRHAARFLLVGTMNPEEGELRPQLLDRFGLTVEVAASREPDQRVEVVRRRLAYDDDPAGFAARWAEEEADVRARIVAAKKLLPSVRLGDDALRQIAATCAAFEVDGMRADIVMARTATALAAWAGRTDVLAEDVRQAALLALPHRRRRNPFDAPGLDEDKLDETLEEFSGDDDPDPDPDPDPGSGPDGPDGGGGQPAPDEGPRGGDQEARPEGEQEGQPQPQPSGAGEQSAARPSEPFRTKVLSVPGLGEGAAGRRSRARTEHGRTTGARRPKGSLTKLHLAATVQAAAPHQRARGRSGPGLVVRRDDLRQATREGREGNLVLFVVDASGSMAARQRMSAVKGAVLSLLLDAYQRRDKVGLVTFRGSGADVALPPTSSVDAAATRLESLPTGGRTPLSAGLLRAHDVLRVERLRDPARRPLVVVVTDGRATGGPEPVALAGRAARLFAAEGVASVVVDCETGPVRLGLAGQLAGELGGTAVTLDELRADSIAGLVKDVQGTSRRAA; encoded by the coding sequence GTGACCACCCCCTTTCCGTTCACGGCCGTGGTCGGCCAGGACGATCTGCGGCTCGCGCTGCTGCTGAACGCCGTGTCACCGGCGGTCGGCGGTGTGCTGGTGCGCGGCGAGAAGGGCACGGCCAAGTCGACGGCCGTGCGGGCGCTGTCGGCGCTCATGCCGGAGGTGGACGTCGTCTCCGAGTGCCGCTTCTCCTGCGACCCCGGCTCGCCCGACCCCGGCTGCCCGGACGGGCCGCACGAGCCGGGGGGCTTCGCCTCCCGCCCGGCCCGCATGGTCGAGCTGCCCGTCGGCGCCTCCGAGGACCGGCTGGTGGGCGCGCTGGACATCGAACGGGCCCTGTCCGAGGGCGTGAAGGCCTTCGAGCCCGGCCTGCTCGCCGACGCGCACCGCGGCATCCTCTACGTCGACGAGGTCAACCTCCTCCACGACCACCTGGTCGACCTGCTGCTGGACGCGGCCGCGATGGGCGCCTCGTACGTGGAACGCGAGGGCGTCTCCGTGCGGCACGCCGCCCGCTTCCTGCTGGTCGGCACCATGAACCCCGAAGAGGGCGAGCTGCGGCCGCAGTTGCTCGACCGGTTCGGGCTGACCGTCGAGGTCGCGGCCTCGCGGGAGCCCGATCAGCGCGTCGAGGTCGTACGGCGTCGGCTGGCCTACGACGACGACCCGGCCGGGTTCGCCGCCCGCTGGGCCGAGGAGGAGGCCGACGTACGGGCCCGGATCGTGGCCGCGAAGAAGCTGCTGCCGTCGGTGCGGCTGGGCGACGACGCGCTGCGGCAGATCGCGGCGACCTGCGCGGCCTTCGAGGTGGACGGCATGCGCGCCGACATCGTGATGGCCCGGACCGCGACCGCGCTGGCGGCCTGGGCGGGGCGTACGGACGTGCTCGCCGAGGACGTACGGCAGGCCGCGCTGCTCGCGCTGCCGCACCGCCGGCGCCGCAACCCCTTCGACGCGCCGGGACTTGACGAGGACAAGCTGGACGAGACCCTGGAGGAGTTCTCCGGGGACGACGACCCGGACCCCGACCCGGATCCGGACCCCGGCTCGGGGCCGGACGGGCCCGACGGAGGCGGTGGACAGCCGGCCCCCGACGAGGGCCCCCGGGGCGGGGACCAGGAGGCCCGGCCGGAGGGCGAGCAGGAAGGGCAGCCGCAGCCGCAGCCCTCGGGAGCCGGCGAACAGTCGGCCGCACGCCCGTCCGAACCCTTCCGGACCAAGGTGCTGAGCGTGCCCGGACTCGGCGAGGGTGCCGCCGGGCGGCGTTCGAGGGCCCGCACCGAACACGGCCGGACCACGGGCGCCCGGCGGCCGAAGGGCTCCCTCACCAAGCTGCACCTGGCGGCGACCGTGCAGGCCGCGGCCCCGCACCAGCGGGCGCGCGGGCGGTCCGGGCCGGGACTCGTGGTGCGCCGGGACGACCTGCGGCAGGCCACCCGCGAGGGACGCGAGGGCAACCTCGTGCTGTTCGTGGTGGACGCCTCCGGGTCGATGGCGGCGCGGCAGCGGATGAGCGCCGTGAAGGGTGCCGTGCTGTCGCTGCTGCTGGACGCCTACCAGCGGCGGGACAAGGTGGGTCTGGTGACCTTCCGGGGGTCGGGCGCGGACGTCGCGCTGCCGCCGACCTCGTCCGTGGACGCGGCGGCGACCCGGCTGGAGTCGCTGCCGACCGGCGGCCGTACGCCGCTGTCGGCCGGGCTGCTGCGCGCGCACGACGTGCTGCGGGTGGAGCGGCTGCGCGATCCCGCGCGGCGGCCGCTGGTCGTGGTGGTGACGGACGGACGGGCCACCGGGGGCCCGGAGCCGGTCGCCCTGGCCGGGCGTGCGGCGCGGCTGTTCGCGGCCGAGGGCGTCGCGTCCGTCGTCGTGGACTGCGAGACGGGTCCGGTGCGGCTGGGGCTCGCCGGGCAGCTCGCGGGTGAGCTGGGCGGCACCGCCGTGACGCTGGACGAGCTGCGGGCGGACTCCATCGCCGGGCTGGTCAAGGATGTGCAGGGTACTTCGAGGAGGGCCGCGTAA